A DNA window from Aureibacter tunicatorum contains the following coding sequences:
- a CDS encoding DUF1573 domain-containing protein, with the protein MKVFKIMFVFVALLASSSAFSTQSDLDESKVSTSATTAVWNENVKNLGELAQGKPVTVVFEVKNSGDNPLVISKVKTSCGCTTSSYTKSAIPAGESGELEVTYNAKNLGAFTKSVTVFSNGSEGAQKLLIKGVVI; encoded by the coding sequence ATGAAAGTTTTTAAAATTATGTTCGTTTTTGTTGCATTGCTTGCGTCATCTTCCGCATTCTCAACACAATCTGATTTGGATGAGTCAAAGGTTAGCACATCCGCGACTACGGCTGTATGGAATGAAAATGTAAAAAACCTAGGTGAGCTAGCTCAAGGTAAACCAGTAACTGTTGTCTTTGAGGTGAAAAACTCTGGAGATAACCCTTTAGTAATCTCGAAAGTGAAGACTTCATGCGGTTGCACGACTTCAAGTTATACTAAATCTGCTATTCCTGCAGGAGAATCTGGCGAATTAGAAGTGACCTATAATGCCAAGAATTTGGGAGCTTTCACAAAATCGGTTACCGTTTTTAGCAATGGCTCTGAGGGAGCTCAAAAATTACTTATCAAAGGAGTAGTAATATAA
- a CDS encoding DUF1569 domain-containing protein → MNINNIFKNSDIEAFKSRLENINHDSQPKWGKMNASEMLAHLNVMFEMTYEDIHPKPNALTKFLLKLLVKPLVTGTKPYGKSKRTASQFIISGQREFDVEKDRLVNYIDHTYTLGPEYFENKESHSFGKLSSQEWNNMFSKHIDHHFTQFGV, encoded by the coding sequence ATGAATATTAATAACATTTTCAAAAACTCCGATATTGAAGCTTTTAAAAGCAGGCTTGAAAATATCAATCATGACTCGCAACCTAAATGGGGAAAAATGAATGCAAGCGAAATGCTTGCCCATCTCAATGTAATGTTTGAAATGACCTATGAAGACATTCATCCTAAACCTAATGCACTGACGAAGTTTCTCTTGAAATTATTGGTCAAACCATTGGTTACTGGCACTAAGCCATATGGTAAAAGTAAAAGAACGGCCTCACAATTTATTATTTCTGGCCAAAGAGAATTTGATGTTGAAAAGGATAGGCTAGTGAATTATATAGATCACACTTACACTCTTGGACCTGAATATTTTGAAAATAAAGAATCTCATTCTTTTGGAAAATTAAGCTCGCAAGAATGGAACAATATGTTTAGCAAACATATTGATCACCATTTCACTCAATTCGGAGTTTAG
- a CDS encoding SH3 domain-containing protein, which translates to MFKKFTFILAASVVIFNSCTDNKSSKESTTDTSNIKEASTETAKVEEVKAEEFPTICVWDKTSLLATPDSKGKWLSSISLGESLIYLGEKENDKNSKRVYCKVRLSDGKEGWANEYCLVVNGSAAAILKQSPIHKRPDALTLTDKKFEIGEMLAIEESKGDWIKVVGKERKKSGWLNTSAVTTKVEDVTTAILMLKKIGNINEDLDIAKAKEFIQNAPYSDSYFIKLLEERVNEQEQAFADETLVEEENTAVDEIENVL; encoded by the coding sequence ATGTTTAAAAAATTTACTTTTATTCTTGCTGCATCTGTGGTAATATTTAATTCTTGCACAGACAATAAAAGCTCTAAAGAATCTACAACAGATACTTCAAATATAAAAGAAGCATCTACAGAGACTGCTAAAGTAGAAGAAGTAAAAGCGGAAGAGTTTCCTACAATATGTGTTTGGGATAAAACGTCTTTATTAGCAACTCCAGACAGCAAAGGCAAATGGCTTTCTTCTATTAGTCTTGGCGAGTCACTCATTTATCTAGGGGAAAAAGAAAATGATAAAAACTCTAAAAGAGTTTATTGTAAAGTAAGACTTTCGGACGGCAAAGAAGGTTGGGCTAATGAATACTGTTTAGTCGTAAATGGCTCAGCTGCAGCGATCCTTAAACAAAGTCCGATACATAAACGACCTGATGCATTGACACTTACTGATAAAAAATTCGAAATAGGCGAGATGCTTGCAATCGAAGAAAGCAAAGGTGATTGGATTAAAGTTGTTGGAAAAGAAAGAAAGAAAAGTGGTTGGCTAAATACTTCGGCAGTAACAACGAAAGTAGAGGATGTTACTACAGCTATACTTATGCTTAAGAAAATTGGCAATATCAATGAAGACTTAGACATTGCGAAAGCAAAAGAATTTATCCAAAATGCTCCATATTCTGATTCATATTTTATTAAGCTTTTAGAAGAAAGAGTTAATGAACAAGAACAAGCTTTTGCTGATGAAACTTTAGTTGAAGAAGAAAATACAGCAGTAGATGAAATTGAAAATGTTCTTTAG
- a CDS encoding response regulator transcription factor, whose product MKKKILYAEDDKTLAFLTSDSLEQLGYEVSQHENGRSAIDAFQKSQFDICILDVMLPIMDGFQLAQEIRKIDQQIPIIFLSAKTLKEDRIKGLRLGADDYLVKPFSIEELNLKIEIFLQRSNKTQMLDPESYNLGKLLFLPKKYLLETSNESISLTQKESDVLLLLAKNQSLVLKREEILVSIWGDDDYFMGRSLDVFISRLRKKLKHDDSVSIENHHGIGFQLIVSEN is encoded by the coding sequence ATGAAAAAGAAAATACTATACGCGGAAGATGATAAAACACTAGCTTTTTTAACTTCAGATAGTCTAGAGCAGTTAGGCTATGAAGTTTCTCAACATGAAAATGGCAGATCTGCCATAGACGCATTTCAAAAAAGCCAATTTGATATTTGCATACTGGACGTTATGCTTCCCATAATGGACGGTTTTCAATTAGCTCAAGAAATACGCAAAATTGATCAACAAATTCCTATTATCTTTTTATCAGCCAAAACATTAAAGGAAGATCGTATAAAAGGACTTCGTCTTGGAGCAGACGATTATCTAGTCAAACCATTCAGCATTGAAGAATTAAACTTGAAAATTGAAATATTTTTACAAAGATCTAACAAAACACAAATGCTAGACCCCGAAAGCTATAACCTGGGAAAGCTTTTATTTTTGCCTAAAAAATATCTTCTCGAAACCAGCAATGAATCGATTTCACTCACTCAAAAAGAATCCGATGTACTCTTATTACTCGCCAAAAATCAATCGCTTGTCTTGAAAAGAGAAGAAATATTAGTATCAATATGGGGCGATGATGATTACTTCATGGGTAGAAGTCTGGACGTTTTTATTTCAAGACTTAGAAAAAAATTAAAACATGACGACTCTGTCTCAATAGAAAACCATCATGGCATAGGGTTTCAATTAATAGTCAGTGAAAATTAA
- a CDS encoding HAMP domain-containing sensor histidine kinase encodes MKRNKMYFLIAVALIGILSITSMQFHWLNQALTHEEEKFNQNVHIALLEVVKKIYDSKNIDLPLTNPIKQINKEYFIIDINQDFDPKLLDHFLKSEFALNNINTNFEYAIYDCNSDKMLYGKRILQNETAQRSEYFPKFENLVYYFAVRFPDKPAFLFSSMQTWLTFSGLLFVILLICVYFIFIMLQQKKYAELQRDFINNMTHEFKTPLSSILIASRFLQKNYNNAENPRAFKYSEMITQQALKLNNHVEKVLNLAKSENEALKLNLQKIQVISLISEVIETMSMKYPEARITFDFDIDIPENIQFAIDRDHFSNVLLNLIDNSIKYCDNKPIITIKLFLHNNSHKLSLLDNGIGIPQKNLKYLFKKFYRVPKGNQNYVNGFGLGLFYVKRICDLHHFKINLESQVGTGTCVTITLD; translated from the coding sequence ATGAAAAGAAATAAAATGTACTTTTTAATAGCTGTGGCGCTTATTGGAATCCTAAGCATTACAAGCATGCAGTTTCATTGGCTTAATCAAGCCTTGACACACGAAGAGGAGAAGTTCAACCAAAATGTTCATATCGCATTATTGGAAGTAGTAAAAAAAATATATGATTCAAAAAACATAGACTTGCCGTTGACAAATCCCATCAAGCAAATAAATAAAGAGTATTTCATTATAGATATCAACCAAGACTTTGATCCGAAACTGTTGGACCATTTTCTCAAAAGCGAGTTTGCCTTAAATAATATCAATACAAATTTTGAATACGCTATTTATGATTGCAATTCAGATAAGATGCTTTATGGCAAAAGAATACTTCAAAACGAAACTGCTCAGCGAAGCGAGTATTTCCCCAAATTTGAAAATCTAGTTTACTACTTCGCCGTTCGTTTTCCTGACAAACCTGCATTTCTATTTAGCTCAATGCAGACTTGGTTGACCTTTTCAGGCTTGCTCTTTGTCATCTTGTTGATTTGCGTTTATTTTATTTTCATCATGTTACAACAAAAAAAATATGCTGAATTGCAAAGGGATTTTATCAACAACATGACACATGAATTCAAAACGCCTTTATCATCCATTTTAATCGCTTCAAGATTTCTCCAAAAAAACTACAATAACGCAGAAAATCCACGAGCGTTCAAATACAGCGAAATGATTACTCAACAAGCTTTGAAACTTAACAATCATGTTGAAAAAGTGCTTAATTTGGCAAAATCAGAAAATGAAGCATTAAAACTCAATTTGCAAAAGATTCAAGTAATAAGCTTAATTTCTGAGGTAATTGAAACCATGTCAATGAAATACCCTGAGGCTAGGATCACATTTGACTTTGATATTGATATTCCGGAAAATATCCAATTTGCAATAGACCGAGATCACTTTAGCAATGTGCTTCTCAATTTGATTGACAACTCTATCAAATACTGCGACAATAAACCTATAATTACGATTAAGCTATTCCTTCATAATAATTCGCACAAGCTTTCATTGCTAGATAATGGCATTGGCATACCTCAAAAAAATCTCAAATACTTATTCAAAAAATTTTACAGAGTTCCAAAAGGAAACCAAAATTATGTCAATGGGTTCGGACTTGGACTATTTTACGTGAAAAGAATATGCGATTTACATCATTTTAAAATCAACTTAGAAAGTCAAGTAGGTACAGGTACTTGCGTCACAATAACTCTAGACTAA
- a CDS encoding LytTR family DNA-binding domain-containing protein: MSLKCIIVDDEKPARKLIQAYCDRLEGVDVIGDFRSPINCMDTLINESVDLIFLDINMPEITGLEFLKTLKNPPHVIITTAYRQYAVEGFELNVADYLVKPIEFNRFVMAVNKVKELNALKQIKDSTITPTIETFPSLTLKSDRKIYKVKINDILFVKADGEYVVYQTRTFGPLKVYDALKRVEDSLASQGFCRIHRSYLVNLSEIKYIDSSRLFIGEFNLPISDRYRNELIDAMGGES, translated from the coding sequence ATGAGTTTAAAATGCATTATAGTTGATGATGAAAAGCCTGCCAGAAAGTTAATTCAAGCTTATTGCGATCGATTGGAAGGAGTGGACGTGATTGGAGATTTCCGTTCGCCGATCAACTGTATGGACACATTGATCAATGAATCAGTGGATTTGATCTTTTTGGATATCAATATGCCGGAAATTACTGGTTTGGAGTTTTTGAAGACTTTGAAAAATCCCCCTCATGTCATTATAACAACTGCTTATAGACAATACGCTGTTGAAGGTTTTGAACTAAATGTAGCTGACTATTTGGTGAAACCTATTGAATTTAATCGTTTTGTGATGGCAGTAAATAAAGTCAAGGAACTCAATGCATTGAAACAGATTAAGGATTCAACTATTACACCTACAATTGAGACTTTTCCAAGCTTAACACTGAAATCTGATCGTAAAATTTACAAAGTCAAGATCAATGATATTTTGTTTGTCAAAGCTGATGGGGAGTATGTGGTCTATCAGACAAGAACTTTTGGCCCTTTGAAGGTTTATGATGCTCTTAAGCGAGTTGAGGATTCTTTGGCGTCACAGGGGTTTTGTAGAATACATCGTTCATATTTAGTTAATTTGTCAGAGATTAAATACATAGATTCCAGTCGGTTGTTTATAGGAGAATTTAACCTGCCGATCAGCGACAGGTATCGTAATGAGCTTATTGATGCTATGGGAGGTGAAAGTTAG
- a CDS encoding fasciclin domain-containing protein produces MKHLFKTLSYTAILSMLLAFFSSCSNDDSSSAPNTVSQQVLSNYGNSEFAKLYKKSKFYDELNKEIDYKVDLFIPTNAALESEFSTEELNSLGQKELDRLIGLHIVKVDYNQSKFTKKLYDTEATNNDGQSIKAHISYNYGNLYINGVKAVEKKNEKYCAIYQIDGFPDPRDIVRILAADEDYSKFYSLLKKVADNESRLKSLIYNKENDFTIFPVDNDGVNTYLKDNNYTNVEDIPLEKAEKIIGRHVAKIRVEANPDKAIIFTNFNGEKSKVEIKNGQARVYYQLEDNNSSKENSQSEVNLSELEKLGLKGGTSILTKLFTSGLSDLFDAF; encoded by the coding sequence ATGAAACATCTGTTTAAAACTCTAAGCTATACTGCTATACTATCAATGCTTTTAGCTTTCTTCTCATCTTGCAGCAATGACGATTCTTCCAGTGCCCCAAATACTGTAAGTCAACAAGTACTTTCAAATTATGGAAACTCAGAGTTTGCTAAACTTTACAAAAAATCGAAGTTTTATGATGAACTAAATAAAGAGATTGATTACAAAGTAGATCTTTTCATTCCAACTAATGCAGCCCTAGAAAGCGAATTTTCAACCGAAGAACTTAATTCCTTAGGCCAAAAAGAATTAGACAGACTAATAGGTCTTCATATAGTCAAGGTAGACTATAACCAAAGCAAATTCACCAAAAAACTGTATGACACAGAAGCTACAAATAACGATGGCCAGTCGATCAAAGCCCATATATCTTATAACTATGGGAATCTTTATATCAATGGTGTAAAAGCCGTTGAGAAAAAAAATGAAAAATACTGCGCGATTTATCAAATTGATGGTTTTCCTGACCCTCGGGATATTGTTAGAATACTTGCAGCAGATGAAGATTATTCCAAATTTTATTCATTATTGAAAAAAGTCGCTGATAATGAATCAAGACTTAAAAGTTTAATCTATAACAAGGAAAATGACTTTACAATATTCCCTGTGGACAATGATGGAGTGAATACTTATCTTAAAGACAACAATTACACAAATGTAGAAGATATTCCTCTTGAAAAAGCAGAGAAAATCATCGGAAGACATGTAGCGAAAATAAGAGTGGAAGCCAATCCAGATAAAGCTATCATATTTACTAATTTCAATGGAGAAAAAAGCAAAGTAGAAATAAAAAATGGCCAAGCGAGAGTTTATTATCAACTTGAAGATAATAACTCCAGCAAAGAAAACTCACAATCGGAAGTGAATCTTAGCGAACTAGAAAAACTAGGATTAAAAGGCGGCACGTCAATATTAACAAAACTTTTCACTTCAGGATTATCTGATTTGTTTGATGCATTCTAA
- a CDS encoding sensor histidine kinase translates to MKKPSDAVIWLVYTLFVFSFFVQLTDLVSAIYRTFGMIAVQLMIFYANMQVFLPKYFKSNISKYVGGNLFLLIISFFVNNLVLFNAPEGANYDIAFSHTSLTYVKSWWVDMIWMTTAPSILCILISLVVYSYRKAQVADKRKLMLIESEKAFLLMQINPHFLFNTLNNIYSMTIMNDPKGSEAIIVLSKMLDYSLYMSRQKLVRVEKEIAYINNFINLFLLKDEDIENIYFNYEHVKKGMKIPPMLLIPFIENAFKHGDVDKDTQGFVHIKMFSENNHFYFTCLNSFSKNKVIDCRKEGIGIKNVARRLELLYPEKHNLEISQDGNVYLVKLDLDLS, encoded by the coding sequence ATGAAAAAACCTAGTGATGCTGTAATTTGGTTGGTATATACTTTATTCGTGTTCTCATTTTTCGTTCAGTTGACGGATTTGGTAAGTGCCATATATCGCACATTTGGGATGATTGCCGTTCAGCTGATGATTTTTTATGCTAACATGCAAGTGTTTCTACCGAAGTACTTTAAGTCAAATATTTCGAAATATGTCGGAGGCAACCTATTTTTATTGATAATCAGTTTTTTTGTCAATAACCTTGTATTGTTCAATGCACCTGAGGGAGCTAATTATGATATTGCGTTTAGCCATACATCCTTGACATATGTTAAAAGCTGGTGGGTAGATATGATCTGGATGACAACAGCCCCATCAATATTATGCATTTTGATAAGTTTGGTTGTTTACTCATACCGCAAGGCTCAAGTAGCTGACAAAAGAAAGTTGATGTTGATTGAGTCTGAAAAAGCTTTTTTATTGATGCAGATCAATCCTCATTTTCTTTTCAATACGCTAAATAATATTTATTCAATGACTATTATGAATGACCCCAAAGGATCCGAGGCGATTATAGTCTTGTCTAAAATGCTGGATTATTCATTGTATATGTCAAGACAGAAGCTAGTAAGGGTAGAAAAAGAAATTGCTTATATCAACAATTTTATCAATTTGTTTTTGCTTAAAGATGAGGATATCGAGAATATTTACTTCAATTATGAGCATGTAAAAAAAGGTATGAAAATTCCTCCCATGCTGTTGATCCCATTTATTGAAAACGCATTCAAGCATGGAGATGTTGATAAAGACACACAAGGTTTTGTTCACATTAAGATGTTTTCTGAAAACAATCATTTTTATTTTACATGTCTGAATAGCTTTTCGAAAAATAAAGTCATTGATTGTAGAAAAGAGGGGATTGGAATCAAAAATGTAGCGAGACGTTTGGAGCTTTTGTATCCAGAAAAGCATAATCTTGAAATTAGTCAAGATGGAAATGTGTATTTAGTAAAATTAGATCTTGATTTGTCATGA
- a CDS encoding cystathionine gamma-synthase family protein has translation MHPESLMMSYGYKPELSEGSVKAPLFQTSTFVFKSAEDGKAFFEVAYGLREKENNEELGLIYSRLNNPNLEILEDRLTLWDKAEECAVFESGMSAISSVMLEFLKPGDLLLYSMPTYGGTDHFITHFLSSIGVDSIGFTPDQSKGEIIEMIDKSGKAKNLSLVYLETPANPTNQLIDIEMCREIADHYTQEQKNVYLAVDNTYMGPLWSSPIQFGADLVIYSATKYLGGHSDLIAGAVLGNHELISRVKGIRTFFGNMASPHTSWLLLRSLETLKIRMEQQATNARKIADFLNEQETVEKVHYLGNLSPESKNYSIYKKQYRSSGAMISFEIKGGEKEAFEFLNNLKLIKLAVSLGGTESLAQHPATMTHIGMDEDLKSKIGIKSNLIRLSVGVENHEDLIYEISASLEKINTGYITQEI, from the coding sequence ATGCACCCAGAAAGTTTAATGATGTCATATGGATATAAACCTGAGTTATCAGAAGGCTCGGTTAAAGCCCCATTATTTCAGACATCTACATTTGTTTTCAAATCAGCGGAAGATGGCAAAGCTTTTTTTGAAGTAGCTTATGGATTAAGAGAAAAAGAGAACAATGAAGAACTAGGTCTAATTTATAGCAGATTAAATAACCCTAATCTTGAAATTTTAGAAGATAGACTTACTCTTTGGGACAAAGCTGAGGAATGCGCCGTATTTGAGAGTGGCATGTCAGCCATTAGTTCTGTTATGCTTGAGTTTTTGAAGCCGGGCGATTTACTATTGTATAGTATGCCTACATATGGAGGAACAGATCACTTTATCACACATTTTCTTTCTTCAATCGGCGTAGATTCTATTGGTTTCACTCCAGATCAAAGCAAGGGTGAAATAATAGAGATGATAGACAAGTCAGGCAAAGCCAAGAATCTATCTTTAGTTTATCTGGAAACTCCTGCCAACCCAACTAATCAATTAATTGACATTGAAATGTGCAGGGAAATAGCCGATCACTATACTCAAGAGCAAAAAAATGTTTATTTAGCTGTAGACAATACCTATATGGGACCTCTTTGGTCAAGTCCGATACAATTTGGAGCTGATTTGGTTATTTATTCTGCGACCAAATATCTTGGTGGACACAGCGATTTGATAGCCGGAGCAGTACTCGGCAATCATGAATTGATAAGCAGAGTCAAAGGCATACGCACATTTTTTGGGAATATGGCTAGCCCACACACAAGTTGGTTGCTATTGAGAAGCTTGGAAACTCTAAAAATCAGAATGGAACAACAAGCAACAAATGCCAGAAAAATAGCTGACTTCTTGAACGAACAAGAAACTGTTGAAAAGGTCCATTATTTAGGTAATCTTAGCCCAGAGAGCAAAAACTATTCAATATATAAAAAACAATACAGATCATCAGGGGCAATGATTTCTTTTGAAATCAAAGGTGGTGAAAAAGAAGCTTTCGAATTTTTAAACAATCTTAAGTTAATCAAATTAGCTGTGAGCTTAGGCGGAACAGAAAGTCTAGCCCAACATCCTGCCACAATGACACATATTGGGATGGATGAAGATTTGAAATCAAAAATTGGGATAAAAAGCAATCTAATAAGATTATCAGTCGGCGTTGAAAATCATGAAGATTTAATCTATGAAATTTCAGCGAGTCTGGAAAAGATCAACACAGGTTACATTACACAGGAAATTTAA
- a CDS encoding fasciclin domain-containing protein, producing MKKFALRNLFFIMIASVLMLSCSNDDDSAPSDDAISSVMEKQYGNSTFAKLFKKSKFYSEFKDVKKQNYDIFIPSDQAFVDAFGQDALDNISQDDINEVIGIHIVKIDESDKNFSKKYYPTEGVYDSGKPVNMHLINKNGVVYADGVQATPDLFSDYGTMYKVDKILNPSNVLAVMAIDPDYSEFDAMMNKVLAKDNDLKSLLNSKNKPFTVFLATNSAVNQYLKSINKTSVDQLSEAELKDIIGRHVAVSTVVGDSQKVMYFTNYKGERSKLVYEDGGYVLYHDPNTVNQENETVNSSFTPGDALKLGVGLEVKFVSKIFSLF from the coding sequence ATGAAGAAATTCGCTTTAAGAAATTTGTTTTTTATCATGATCGCTTCAGTTTTAATGTTGTCATGTAGCAATGACGATGATTCAGCTCCTAGCGATGATGCAATTAGCTCGGTAATGGAAAAGCAATATGGAAATTCAACCTTTGCGAAGCTTTTTAAGAAATCGAAATTTTATTCGGAATTCAAAGATGTCAAAAAGCAAAATTATGACATCTTTATCCCATCGGATCAAGCCTTTGTAGATGCATTTGGCCAAGATGCATTGGACAATATAAGTCAAGATGACATTAATGAAGTAATCGGTATACATATTGTCAAAATTGATGAATCTGATAAAAATTTCAGCAAAAAATATTACCCAACAGAAGGAGTTTATGATTCAGGTAAACCAGTTAATATGCACTTGATTAATAAAAATGGAGTGGTATATGCTGATGGAGTACAAGCTACACCAGATTTGTTTTCTGACTATGGCACTATGTATAAGGTTGATAAGATTCTTAACCCTAGTAATGTGTTGGCTGTAATGGCAATTGATCCTGACTATTCTGAGTTTGACGCAATGATGAATAAGGTTTTGGCTAAAGACAATGATCTTAAAAGTTTATTAAATAGTAAGAATAAACCATTCACTGTATTTTTAGCAACAAATTCAGCTGTTAATCAATATCTAAAGTCGATCAATAAAACAAGTGTTGATCAACTGTCTGAAGCTGAACTAAAAGATATAATTGGTAGGCATGTGGCCGTAAGCACAGTCGTTGGGGATTCTCAAAAGGTGATGTATTTTACAAATTACAAAGGAGAGAGAAGCAAATTGGTTTATGAAGATGGAGGATATGTATTGTATCATGATCCAAATACTGTAAATCAAGAGAATGAAACAGTTAACAGTTCGTTTACACCTGGAGATGCATTGAAATTAGGAGTAGGTCTCGAGGTTAAATTTGTAAGTAAAATATTTAGTTTGTTTTAA
- a CDS encoding Lrp/AsnC family transcriptional regulator — MSKLDEIDRKILHLLQENSKVSVKEIADKLNLTKSPIYERMKRYEQDGIIDKYVAVLNTNKIDNVMIVFCSVCLESQRIEEINKFKEAIGAIPEVAEGYLMGGSNDFLLKVIVKDLNAYHDFSSGKLAALPNVSQIKSTFVLNEIKRTSVIPVF, encoded by the coding sequence ATGAGCAAGTTAGATGAAATAGACAGAAAGATTCTTCATTTATTACAAGAGAACTCAAAAGTCAGCGTGAAAGAAATAGCAGACAAATTGAACTTGACTAAATCGCCGATATATGAGAGAATGAAAAGGTATGAGCAAGATGGTATTATTGATAAGTATGTAGCAGTGCTTAATACCAATAAAATTGACAATGTAATGATTGTTTTTTGTTCCGTGTGCTTGGAGAGTCAAAGGATAGAGGAAATAAATAAGTTTAAAGAAGCTATCGGTGCGATACCAGAAGTTGCGGAAGGATACCTGATGGGCGGAAGCAATGATTTTTTGTTAAAGGTTATTGTCAAAGATCTTAATGCTTATCATGATTTCTCATCTGGTAAATTAGCAGCCCTGCCAAATGTTTCTCAAATAAAAAGCACATTTGTTTTAAATGAAATTAAGAGAACAAGTGTTATTCCTGTTTTTTGA